The nucleotide window TGGGTTTTTGCATCCAGCTTGCCATAATTGGGCCAGTCACCACGCACCGGCCCCTCAAGCTCAATGTCGAGCATAAGCGCGAGTAGCGTTTCAAATACAACCTTGGGGAGGCGCACAAGCTGTTTTTGCGCCTTGCGGGTAACATTGACTGTCCAAGCCACTACTGATCTCCCTTGGGTGTATGGTTGCCATTTTTTGGCAACCTGTCAAGACCGTTATTTGTCTTTCGTGCCTATATCAAGGCAATCGTTAATAACGCTGGCGGCCTTGCGCAAAGCCTCATCCCGCAAATGGCTGTATCGTTGTGTCATGGCTGGACTTTCGTGCGTGAGGAGCTTTTGCAGGGTGTAAAGATCAACTTGGCCACTGCTGATAAGCATGCTGGCGTATGCGTGTCGCAGGCCGTGCATAGGCCGAAAATCTTTGGGCAGACCTGCCTTGTCACGAACACGGCGGGCTATGCGCCGGAAGTCTTGCCGTTGCCCCCCGTTCTTGCCTGGGAATACAAATTCACTGGTGTGGTCAAGTGCAGCAAGGATGCTCCGCGCGGCGGTGGTCATGGGGATAAATTCGGTTTTTCCTTTTTTGGCAGAAGCGCCTTGCAGCGTGATTATGTCGCGTTCAAAGTCGCAGTCACTCCAGCGCAAAGCCAGTAGCGCGCCACGGCGCATTCCTGTTACCAGCGCAAGGCGAAGAATGCCCACAGCATTTTGATCAGGTTCTTCATCCAGTGCCGTGAGGTAAGCGGCAAGCTGTTTGTCTGTGAATGCCTCGGTGCGTTCATTGTCCACCTTGGGCATTTCGAAATGCAAGGCCGTGGGCATGTCGCATAGCCCGCGTTTTATCCCAAAGCGAATGATGCGCCTTATCTGCCCCAAAATGTTTTTGATGGTTTGGGGTGAATATCCATCCTTGGTCATTCGTCCGCGAAGAGTATCAATATCAGCGGTGGAAATGTCGGCAATCAGCTTGGCTGCCAGGCTGGGGGCAATGTGCTTCTGGTAGCGAAAGGCATCGCCTTTGGCTGAAGGCTTGCTTGCGTTGACCTCATGGTACAGGAGCCAGAGTCGGGAAAAGGTGCGGGGGCCACCTTCTGCAAATTGAGCGGCTTCAGCCGCCGCCCTGCGCTCGGTGTTTGATTTTTCTGAGCCTGAAGCCCGAAGGGCGCGAATGCGGTTTGCCTT belongs to Desulfovibrio desulfuricans DSM 642 and includes:
- a CDS encoding tyrosine-type recombinase/integrase — encoded protein: MAAAKRGKTKYPGVFFRLQSRLDGLGEERQYYIIYRRAGEGRSGKLIEEPIGRESEGMSAAKANRIRALRASGSEKSNTERRAAAEAAQFAEGGPRTFSRLWLLYHEVNASKPSAKGDAFRYQKHIAPSLAAKLIADISTADIDTLRGRMTKDGYSPQTIKNILGQIRRIIRFGIKRGLCDMPTALHFEMPKVDNERTEAFTDKQLAAYLTALDEEPDQNAVGILRLALVTGMRRGALLALRWSDCDFERDIITLQGASAKKGKTEFIPMTTAARSILAALDHTSEFVFPGKNGGQRQDFRRIARRVRDKAGLPKDFRPMHGLRHAYASMLISSGQVDLYTLQKLLTHESPAMTQRYSHLRDEALRKAASVINDCLDIGTKDK